In Falco rusticolus isolate bFalRus1 chromosome 11, bFalRus1.pri, whole genome shotgun sequence, the genomic window AATACCTGTAGCTGAGGCTGTTCACTGAAAATACCTTATGATTGATCTTTGGCAGGTACAGTTAATGAAAGTGTGGTTTGTTTCAATTGCAGTAAAGGTTGTTCAACTAGATTCAGAATCTCATAGATATATCATCAGTTTATGCTGTGGACAACAccagacagaaagcaaatgcagtttATGAAACACCATTGTATAACATTGTGCAGTGCTTTTCAGCTACATTTGCCACAATTTTCATGTGCAATATATAGTTTAAATTGTGAAATGCCACAGACTGTAAAACTTGTACACTGAAAAAATGAGCACTGCCTGTTATTAAGagtaatatatatttcttttaccTGAGAGTCCAAGAACTATCATCTGGAGAAATAAGCAAAGGTATCAACCTCTTAAATTCTAGACTGTGAGTTTTGCATGTTTGAAGAAACAGCATCAGGCCAGTCTTGCTTCTTAAAATCCTCAACTggataattataataaataccATGTTTCAGGACACTCTCAATCCATTAGACCTTGCAGAATGTTAATATGTTGTCCTGAGCTCTCAgacttttgttttttcactctCATCTCACCTCAGTAGGTGGTGGTCATCTATGTCACTGtataacagaaaatatattgtaGATGTGTAAGGAATGCTGTCTTCTAATTCTTAGCTTCAGAAATGACGTATCATTGTCAGACAGCTCAGGCAGTGCAGATTTatcatcttttctttattatccAGTTCACTAGTTTTGGAATAACTTCCAGAGTTAAATGCTTCGatgttaaaatattctgttcatTTAATAAAGCCAAGCTATATCAGGATTTGCATGTCCCACTTAATTTGATCATAGTTTCTGGTTTGGGGCATGCAtcttattttgttctttgaaatgTAAAGCTATTCCTATTTTTGTGAAGTTTGCCCATAACTGCTCGATCAACTTTTGTTTAAGGGCTACTTCATGCTTTAACATGGAAGTTTCACTGAAATGTTAGGCATAAGGTAACTGTTCCAAATGGTAAACTATATATCTGATTTacaatgtatatatttataaaatttctGGATTACTCATGCATGGCATTTTGGAATGGGGGAGCAAATAAACCACCAGATTTGTTTCTGATGTCCCAGTCAAAAAGGTCTAAGAACATGCTTGTAAATCTggtacactttttttttttatttttacttgggGGATAAATACAGATCAGACAATTCCGTTAAAACTGTACTTGCATTTCTACTTGTTGCTGAGGGAATTTCACATTCCTTTcaaattgcaaataaaatggACTGACAAAAATCTAAATGTTTGTCTTGCTAATGTTTTTGTGGTAGCTTTCCTTGAATTGCCCTTCTGATAGCTGTATGCTGCTTTTGCTTAGTTTCTGGTCATTAAATTGTGATGATCTAAAATGAGTCAGCTGTATGCTTGCAGAAAAGTCTATTTTAGCTGGCACAAATTCTTCGGTAATATTCaaaatagactttttttcctaatgcattATAAGATTTTACttacacaacagaaaacactaTGTATGATGAAACTTAGTATGTTCCAGCTgtatagaaacattttctgctgtctACTTTTGCAGGTCCGGTTTGTGAAGAATGTGACTTCCTGGAAGGAAATGAAACCAGGGTTTTACCACGGACATATATCTTATTTGGACTTTGCAAAGTATGTTACCCTTGGATTTATCTGTTGAGTAGCATAGTAGTTTTAAGTTGCTTGGATCCAGCTGGGCTATTAGTGCCCTCTAGTGATGCAGGGCTGACAGCTGCGGTTTCGAAAAATTCACACGCTGAAATTCGTATGATGAGCaatatttggttttgatttttcagttttctcttgtCTATTGCATGATAAAATGTAGCTGAGTCTCCTTTCAAAACTATTTATATGCCAGCTTTATTCCTTGTCTGAATTACAAGCTCGTTTTACTGAAAATCCTGGCTTTTCTCTGGAACTCTGGCAGATCTGCCTAAGGGTTGGCTTCCCATTCTGGGAATTTTAAGATACCTGTtctcaaatatatttcatatagCAGCTAATACTACCTGGCTCTTAAGTTCTGTAGTTCTTCTATATTAGAGTGTCCTTTTACACTTTATCAAAATAGTAAAAGTTATActttaaagcagttttcttgCCTATATTAATTTGACTTGCTGTAAAAAGCATTGAAATAATTGTTGTGGAGTTAAATTCTGTGATTtctaaaagcaatttaaaagaaaatgaggtaaAAACCCTCCTAGTGTCTTCAAAGGTTCAGGATTTTATCTGTAGTCATTGTCTTATTTTTGCTTGTGGATCTAAAGCAGTGGTCCTCCGTAGCTCAGTCTTGTGAAAACTCCCCTCGAACTGGCAAGCCAGTTTTGCTTAAGATGCTTAGTAGGCAGTGCTTCATCTTGCACTTGCAGCGTGTGGAAAGTGGTTTAAAATTGGAAGTGGAATTTTCAGCTCTCAGAATATTCAACTGCACAAACAATAGTAACCACTACTTTTACCTCTTGGTGGTGGTCAGTCCGTAGTAATGTTATATTTCTCtgtattaaaacatttatttaatgaaatgagGTTTTTGTATGCAAGAACTTATTTTGTTTagtcatttgttttaattattcattatgTACACTGATTTCAGCTTTCTATTACAAAGaatgagaagggaaagagagagcGTCATAGATTCCCAGGACAGTATATTACATAATAGAAAATGCTAAAAGCTACAGTAGTGGCTGGAAATTACCAATGGCACAAATTAAAAGTTTGAAGTTTACAAAAAGTAACAGGCAAGAAGTCTTAATTGCAAATcaatcattaaaataaaattttcaaatttcattaaCTTCCTTTCTGCGTTTTTAACGTTTAAATCCTGCAACATTAATAAACTAAAACTGAATAACAGCTTTCTGGAACAGCAAAGGTGaatattattttatacattAGTCACTTCataaagctgaaaacattttcagatacCAGAacttttttaaactaaaataattactttacaTCTTCAAAGCaatttcacagatttctttCATCTGCATCTTCCCTCCAGGACTGTTATTcttgtgtttgttgtttgttatcCTTTCACctatatgatttatttttttcccacaacagcttgctttttcatactttgggttttcatttttaaaataatatcttgAATACTATGGTTGCGCTTAGCAAGGCCCACGCTTTTAAGGCTGGAGGTGTGTTCTCATAGTGAACATTTTTGTAGTTGAGAAATGTAAGACCTTTCAGAAGTCTATGCCTGTTTATACGCAGACATCAGACTTAGGTCCAGGGTCAAATATCAAAAGTACCTCTTAAATTATGCTGAAGCTTAAAGTACTGGATTCAATGGATGACTTACAGTGTTGAGGACAGGTTATCATAACCCATCCATATAGAAATTACAGTAataagagtttattttttccccctttttttaaacttctgattCACCCTTATTTTCTCTGGTAAATGGTTGGGAAAAAAGTTCTTTGACAACACAGCTGCCAAATCATTATCATTATCAATAAAGTTACAGTGGTAAGTGGCTTGTGTTACTGTAACTGAAGCTGGTTTGACAAGGTCATGTGCAAATCCATATGAATGTATAACCCAGCACAAATATTCCAAGGGCCTTGACACTTTTATTTATCCCAGAGTTACATATCATTAGTTGAGGCTGCTGCTGTATCAGGATGGTTTGTTATAGCCTTCTACAGCACTTGCAGTAGAGTGTGTAGAAGGAGACACATGTGCATGTCTTGGGCACTTGAGTGGACCTGAAAGAGAGTGCAGTTCAAAGTCTGGAATTTGCATCAAAATGATTGAAATATTCACAGGCTCCTTTTTTGCGGACGCTGCGGGGTAAGAGCATGCAGAGAGATGTCAGCAATACTGCCTTTAACTGCTACGCTCTGATTCATTGGTACTCTGCTGGCAACATCTGAAGAAGcaattgctttttctgtagcCTTTAGCAATTTCTGTATCTGTAGTGCTAGTCTTTTGCCAAAGTaatgctttttaattgttttttttctaacctttttctgctgtttattctatgtttctgttcttttgcttttcaacatGAGATTCCTCACATGAGCAGTACGTGGTATAATTTACAGAGTACCGCTTTAACAACAACAGTACTGCACCTTAAAACTATGAGCACACTCTTGGTTTTTAGCCAAGCTGGGAGGCTTGGACAGCCCTCTGTCAATGCAGAACACTTTCCCAGTTTGCATGGGAAcggaagataatttttttttccagctcccaGCTTTGCTTCAGGGCACTTGACACACTTGCAATTTCTATTGTGATATAACTTCTTTTAATGTTTGGATACCAAATTTATTTGCCACAGTAATGTctcaaatggaaaagaaaataaaactgagaaatgCATCTTAAAAGCTGTCTTGATTGTAGATCATGGAAAGGTAGTGTTTGTTCAAAACAGTTTTGGTGGTTTAAATCttccttgtgtttttccttatttcatcAAGCATCCTGTTTGTACCACAGTAAATCAAAATTTGCTTATGGTAAATGtctaaggaaaaatattatatcTTTGGATAGAAAAGTTAATATGGTTAAAGATACTATCTTAGGGTTATATTTAATAAGCATAGCCATATGGATTTAATCCAGGTAATAGATGGGCTCGGAGCTCTGTCTTCCTTCTGTTAGAGTTCATGTCTCTGGCAACTGATGATCTGCCAGGAAAACCACTTGCAGCATCGCATAGCACAGTTCAGGAGGGCAGGAGCTCAATCTGAAACGTCCTTGTACTTTACACATGTGACTGCTAGGTTAATAAGGCATTTCTAGAGGCAGAATGGTTGTATAAACATATTTAGTATTTGTTGTGTGAGAATGtttcaggtttgtttgtttctctaataaaaaaccctaaaaattcACAGTCCTAGGAGAAGTGAAATTGAACTGACTTTCACATCCATGTAACGCACTGGATATGAGGATGAGAGGATCATTAAACTTCCTCTCACCATCATCTTCCCTGTATATAGATTTCAGTTGTATCAATAGAGACAGGCTTTTAAGTATTAGATGAGAAGCTTTGATTTGGCCttctaaagacattttttccttttttactttagATTTGgtgttaaaaagaaaccaatttACATAAATGTCATAAGAGATCCTATAGAACGACTAGTTTCTTATTATTACTTTCTGCGCTTTGGAGATGATTACAGACCAGGGCTGCGGAGGCGAAAACAGGGGGATAAAAAGGTAAAGTACACTTTATTATATATGTTGTTCTTACTGAAGTTAACgtgaaaacagttttttaaaatgctttgataaAAGCTAAATAGTTCTTGTATCAGCCTCTGGGTGATGGTGATGGCTTTGGAAGTTACATTCTCCCCTTCATGTCCATACTCGACCAGAATATAACATTAAATATGGTCTTTGTAACATTATAAATTCACTTTATGTTgcaattttctaaaaaaaaaaaaaaaattaaattaaaaaatgttttcaggtgTCCAGAGTTGAAGTATCAAGTTAAGCTTATCCTTCTGTGTAAGAAGTATACATCTCTTCTTGTTGAAAACTGAGACATTTTTCACCAAGAGCTGTAGAAATGAtgcttttgctgtgattttatatatttatttatatatatatatataattagcaacccttttttaaatgtagctACTTCAATGGAATTGTGTTAAAAGTCTGCTTGAAAACTGTGGAGTATGAACCATACATTCCTATACTTCCTCCATCTTAGGTGGCTATAGGAGTAGTTCAAACCTTGATTACTAATAGAGTTTCAGAATGGCAGCATCATTTAGTCTCCATAATGAATTTATTCCAGAAAGAATTTACACATCCACTGTCAGGGTTTACAGTAAGATATTTGTTGCAGCAAGTTGCTTTGGACTTTTCTtaaatcagaaggaaaagtaaGGTATTAAGTATATGAAGATGGCTTATAAAACTATAGTTAGAACAGTGTGGAagcttttataaaatgtaaaggGATTTTGTACTTCAGAGGCAAAcgttttaaaatgtcagtggcAATATTCTCTTAAACTGCTgaaatttttctgtgatgttgACAATTCAGTGTAGCACTGTGTGAATGCCAAGAGATATTGAAAAAATAACTAAGCAAAAATCACACGGAATACAGCTTACTCTATAAACACCATAACAACTAATAAATGTGAATAATCCTTTTGTGTGTGCCCCCCCATCCAAAGAGCAtcccccttttcttcccagtcGATAACTGCTCCTCTGTTCTTTAGGTTTTAGCGCCATCTTCAGctactgcatttcagtttgtccCAACATCCTACAGCGTAGGTAGAGGAAAGCTTCAAACAGAACAAATTGAAATTAAGCTTAAAAACATGTATCTTCATAGGACTGGCTACAGAGACGCTTTGGTGATATGGTATcataaaggcatttttaaaaagagagagaggatcTCATCTTCTGTAACCTACTCTGTTCCTCTTCACAAGGAGCATGATTTGGCCAGTGGAATTCCTTCCTGGTGGAGATCAATAAGTTGGAAAGCTGAGCATGCTACCAAGTCCAAGCTGTTTAGAAGactttatatttattaaaaataatgaaatttaaCAGTGCTGGTTTAGTTTTGAATTATATTCCGAACAGCCTTATTAGGTAGTCACTGGGAAGCATTAGGCCAAAATCCCTAATTCTACTGCTTGGTAGGCTGCGCTGTAAGTTCTGTCTGGTGGAAGAAGTTGAAATGTATTCCTATGGATAATATTTGTAATgcattgcaaataattttatgttttcctactaaagatgcttttttttttcattttgtcactATCATACTACTTTGTTTAGGTCTGAGACTTAGTTGTTGCCATACAGATTTAACTTGTCCTCTAGTTCATTAGAAGTGAAATTGATTGGCTATGCCAAGTTTTAGGGTTTCTTTCGTTTTCATCAGGTAATACtatttttccatgctgtttctaAGAAAACTGTACATATATAAACAGTGtcagttttatatatattagaTATAAAATTCGGTAAGCTCAAAAGTGGATTGACCTGTGTTACAGTAGATTTCACTAAGAacttttcacatgaaaaataggaaagtaaaaaatgcaATCTTCCTAACGAAgtcaatttttcctttattaagCAGAAAGGAATCTCAACATACTTTACACTCTTGCCCCTCCCAGTCCCTACTACAGCATATATATGGAAGAgttcttcattcattttctttctatatcCCTCTGCTTCCAAAGTTACAGATAGTTTGTCTCCAAGAACAGAATCTGTAAAGACAAGTGTTTCTTATAATAAAATCTCTGGATGGAATAGTCAAGGTAAGTACATAAGAAGAAGTGGGGAAGGAAGCCTGTCCTGTTTCATCTTAGAAAATTACTTGCTTGCTTTTGCATATTAGCTATAAAATAACCTGCAGgtataagcaaaaaaaaagtctttcttttgaCAGGTGCCAGTTCACATTTAgtatatacattcataagttAGGAGGTGCATTTAAACAGTTTAGATTTTAGGTAATGTTGATGTTATAAAGTACTCATGATAGATCAGTGCAAGATTTCTCTAGAGAGCTGTGCTAGAGAAAGCATACAATTGTTGTCCTGGTTAAGCTGCATTTTTGTCTGTGATATGCGACATGTACAAGCTATTCTAAACTCAAAAGTGCAAGGCACTGCAGGTTAATCACTGCTTTGGCCTGGTATCAGTAAGTTTTTCAGGTTGACTCAGGAACTGCACCTCACAGCTGTTTTGAACAGGAACTTGTACTTATACAGGAGAAACAGTCTAAAAAGTTGTCCATGTGATCACTTATTTGTTATTAAatacctctttaaaaaaaatctatcctAGCTGCATGGCTTATATCTTGATTAGAAATATTATAAATACTTACTTTATGGTGACTGggtaaaatatttacaatttctttcctgtgctaATGGAGTTCTTAATGTAACTGTGTTACTACAGTTGAAAATCTGTATTGCTACAGCTGTTTATCCACGTAAAGTGATGTTGTATGGAATATTCTGTTATGCAATGAACAATTAGCTTTTACTTCTTCTGATTGCCAAAAACATATTAGCCTTGGAAATGGCAGTTACTTGtcataatatttaaaatgtaatagaaCATTGTTTAATCTAAAACGTATTCTATGGTATAAAGATCCAGCTGTTCCAGTATCACACAAATCCGGATGGCAtttgttgctggttttccaGTGACTTCTTCTGTAAGGGAAAATGAATGATACCAACACTTATTGACTGTTCCTGCTTGTTTTGGCATATAGCCTTTATCAGGGTTATATCAAAGGTATATCAAATGTATCAGGTAAGATCAAATTGTTATTAGTTCTAACCATAAAAGACTGTCCAAGtactattttaatttaaatgaatagGTCCTCCTAATAACTCTGTGAAAGCAaggcttgaaaaaaatattttttttctttcttatcatATCTTGTGGTTTTCTGTCCCAAATACATTTAGCAGCTAACCAGATTGAGATGTTTGATACATATACTCGATTTTAAAACTCAGCTCTACTTTGTCTTTGTTCCAGACCTTTGATGAATGTGTGGCAGCTGGAGGTTCAGACTGCGCTCCAGAGAAACTTTGGCTTCAAATTCCATTCTTCTGTGGCCACAGCTCCGAATGCTGGTAGGGAGATAAATGTAGCTGAAGTTGTTAGTCAAGTATATCAGCACTGAAATCTTAACTTAACAAATTTGAATGTATAGCACAGCTGGGGAAATTGATAGGGACTGGACACAGTGAAGCAGCAGTTACTTTAGTAATGCGTTTTCTTTTGAAGATGCATTTTAGTGAAACAGTCTTGCAATTCTTTAAGTAAGCAATACGTTAGCATACTGTATCAGCAGTGCTATCAGGGAAAACagatggttttaatttaaaaaataattttttgtagATTTGGAgtcttgaaatttttttcttatgtcaGGCTACAGTATCTGTCTTTCTGAATGGAGATACTTTGTTCAAGCTCCTAGAgtttctggggaaaataaaataattgagaTCAAGATAAATTTGTCTTCTTAAACCTTTACCAGACATCTAGTAGTCAATGCTACTTagtagaaatgaaaacaaaagcaaatagtGTCCATCTGTCAATGCAGCATGTTTTATAACAATGgcacagacttttaaaaactctttagcaaactcaaagaaaaaaggacataAATAATTTGAAGGATTCTGAGTGAAGTCAAGGGCAATTATTTGTCAAAGGTGCTGTTCAtccaaacagaaggaaagtaaATGGCCGCTTGGGAGCTCCCCTTCCAGTGCCTGTTGGTCAGACTTATCTACACCTGGGCCCGGTGGAGAAATAGAGAAACAACAAACTATGAATCTGTTTTTTCACCCTGTCTAGAgctataaaaaaggaaaaaaaaaaatttagtttaatttcGGTCTGTTGTTCAGTAGGGAAATCATCCCCTTAAGTGCAATGACTTTCTAGTTCAGAGTTAGGCTTGTAGAATGCAAAAGGGAAGGTGTGTTCTTACCAGAACCATTTCTGGTATCTAATGTGAAAGTGGAGACTGAGTACTGACATTGAGAAAATGTAAATCTTCCAATAAATGCATTAATAGAGACAGTAACCATATACACACATAGGTGGTTTTGTGGATGAGGTACTAGTCAAAATTTTAGGTAAGAACACAAATGAGAGAAACTAATGGTTATAACTTCAAATGAGTCTTGCCTTGCGTATACAAATGTCCTGTTATGAAGTAATCTCCATCTAGGGACCAAGGATTGTTGGCTGACACCAGAACTTGCTGTAATTGTTCTGTCATTTTAGGAATGTGGGAAGCAGATGGGCTTTGGAACAAGCCAAATACAATCTGATTAATGAATACTTCCTAGTGGGAGTTACTGAAGAGCTTGAAGACTTTATCATGTTATTGGAGGCAGCTTTGCCCCGGTTCTTCAGGGGTGCCACAGAACTATACCGGACAGGTATTTAAATGGTTGATTTCCATGGATTTTTAATCCTCTTATCACTTTTTCTAATGTGGATTCTTTAGACCTAGATGAATAGTTTTGAGTCCCTGCCAGGACTGCCTCTCAGTTGGCTGATGTTCCTGCAGAAGAGTCGAACTCTTTACAAATTTTTGAGGGCAGCCCAAGTATCTTCCTGCCTTACGCAAATTGTAAATTTAAGGCTTGGGGTAAAGGCAGTGGTGCAGGTCTACTACACTTAAAAAATTGTGACAGATATTTAtcagaatatttctgaaaggtCTTGCAGGGGCCTCACTTTTGTAAAACGGCTGCTAGCAGCAGATTTCCATTTCCTCAGAAACCCTGCTGAAATTAACTGTGCTTGATGCAACCTGGCTGGTTGTGCAAAAAGGCCCTGGGATACAAAGGCCCAAGTATGTGCTTCTCTTCCTGGGGTCGTAGTAAGACACCTGTTTTACAGCTAGTAGCTCAGTTTCTAGGAGCTGGCCATGCAATTTATGATGAAGAAAAGGTCCATCTTAGCAGGACTTCTGTCTgcaaacagaaggagaaaagggtCTGATGTATAGGGCCTAGATGTGGGCTATAAACAGGTTTATTACAAAGCAACAGATAGCACTTCCTAGGGAAAATGCTGTCATCATTTTGGTCATCTTTGTCTTATGAAAGAAGTCTCTTGCTCTGCAGTTTCAGAATTCTTAACATTTGATACCAGATTAACAtctaaataattaattttgaaagacCAATCTTGCTCCAAGTACATTATGTGGACTAATCTTGTTCCTTAAATGAAGTGTTCATTCCCTGGGTTTATTAGAGTAAGgaggaagaactgaaagaacTGATGCAAAATTCATTAACATTTAGTGAGAGAGACTGCAATTTTCCAACCCCGTATGTTATGTTAATAAATTCTGGATTAAATTCTGTCACTTCTAATGCAGTTCATCAACATGCTGAGAGTATAAAACTCTGTAAATGAAAGGACTGTAAACACTTTTTAATCACGTGAGCTTTAAAGTGAAGttattgctttcattttgcatttagGAAAGAAGTCTCATCTTAGGAAAACAACTGAGAAAAAACTTCCCACAAAAGAAACTATTGCCAAGTTACAACAGTCTGAAATCTGGAAAATGGAGAATGAGTTCTATGAATTTGCACTGGAGCAGTTTCAGTTTGTCAGAGCACATGCAGTTCGGGAAAAAGATGGAGAATTGTATATTCTGGCTCAAAACTTTTTCTATGAAAAGATTTACCCTAAATCAAACTAAGAACACTATACTGTTAGATTTATGGACCTAAATCTTTGGTCACATCGTCATCTTAGTCCTCAGCCATGGAAACTAGATTGCTCGTAAACCTTCAAGACGTTTCTTTATAGATCTGAAAAAAGTGGGCTGTGGATC contains:
- the HS2ST1 gene encoding heparan sulfate 2-O-sulfotransferase 1; the protein is MGLLRIMLPPKLQLLAVLVFGVAVLFLENQIQKLEESRGKLERAIARHEVREIEQRHTVDGPRQDVTLDEEDDVVIIYNRVPKTASTSFTNIAYDLCAKNKYHVLHINTTKNNPVMSLQDQVRFVKNVTSWKEMKPGFYHGHISYLDFAKFGVKKKPIYINVIRDPIERLVSYYYFLRFGDDYRPGLRRRKQGDKKTFDECVAAGGSDCAPEKLWLQIPFFCGHSSECWNVGSRWALEQAKYNLINEYFLVGVTEELEDFIMLLEAALPRFFRGATELYRTGKKSHLRKTTEKKLPTKETIAKLQQSEIWKMENEFYEFALEQFQFVRAHAVREKDGELYILAQNFFYEKIYPKSN